In the Candidatus Bathyarchaeia archaeon genome, GAAAACCTCATCTCGGAACTCTCCAAACTCGGCTACAAAGTGGCAGCCATAAAACACGTCCCCGAAAGAGACTTCACCCTCGACACGCCCGGAAAAGACACTTACCGCTTTGCCCAGCACGGAGCCAAAACCATTGTTGCGTTCTCCGCTAAAGAACTCACCACCATCGAAAAAATCCCCGCTGAAGAGGTTTCCTTTGAGAAACTTTTAGAGAAATGCGCAGGCAACGACATTGTGCTGGTTGAAGGCTTAAAACAGGTTATGGCAAAAAACCCCGCAATCCCCAAAATCTCTGTAGTTAAAACCAAAGAGGAAGCTCTATACGCCAAAGAAGCCTACACGCCCATCCTTGCCTTCAGTGGACCATTTAACACCAAAGAACTGGAGCCCAAAACCACCTACATCAATGCACTAACAAATCCGGACAAACTAGCCGCATTCATAGAAGAGCAAGTGCTCAAAAAATAAAAAATAGTGCTGTTGTTGGTGTGTGGGGTTTGGAGGCTTTTGAAGGGAGAAAGGGAAGCGTGCAAAAAGTGTGAGACGCCCCCAAACCTGTCCACCCAACTAGTTGCCGTGTGCCTCTTTTCTCCATATTTCTAAAGTGCTTTGAAAGCTTCAAACCAACGGGTA is a window encoding:
- the mobB gene encoding molybdopterin-guanine dinucleotide biosynthesis protein B, with protein sequence MKVVSIIGTKKSGKTTTTENLISELSKLGYKVAAIKHVPERDFTLDTPGKDTYRFAQHGAKTIVAFSAKELTTIEKIPAEEVSFEKLLEKCAGNDIVLVEGLKQVMAKNPAIPKISVVKTKEEALYAKEAYTPILAFSGPFNTKELEPKTTYINALTNPDKLAAFIEEQVLKK